The Salvelinus fontinalis isolate EN_2023a chromosome 13, ASM2944872v1, whole genome shotgun sequence DNA segment TGCAACATTATTGGAGGCCGTTGGTATTGCAATTGCCTATTGCTATCTGACTTCAAGCGATTGAGTCCCAGGTTGTGATGTTGACATAGACTCATCGTAATGTACCATGAGTCATGAATGCATGCTTAGGCTGTCAGGTTGAAACCCACCAGTCTTTGATGACAATGTCAGGTTGGAAAACATCCAGCAGCTCGTCCCATATTCCCTCAGCCTTTAGGTTCACTCTCTGCTCCAAGGTAAACCAGCTGAGAACACAAACACAGCACCAGTCAGAGATAGATACTGAACTATCTACCACCGTCTCTGATAAGACTTAAAGCATTTGGTCTGGTTTACCGGCCACACCCAGATTAAGACTAGTCTTGGACAAAAAGCACTTTCAATGAAGAATCTCCAATGAGAATGTTTTAAATTCAGGGAAGGCTTAGAGAAATGTCACAATTTTTcaacatctccagcaccaccccaacatgtaTGAAATTgcacatttctatgttttgtagtaaaaaatatagaggaagataagtgtttccaatttcATAATCAGTGTACATAGTGTTATTCTAAATAATTATGAGTaggcattgcctactaattgCTTGATGATGACAttgaaacacttatcttcctctatTTTCTACTACAAAACATACAAACACACCATTTCACATGTGTTGATGTtagggtggtgctggagatgatgaatatgaagtagaACATTTTAGACATATTCCATTAATCTGGGTCCAggaaatgtgcctttagagggaGTGGTTATACGACTAGCTTGACTGATAGTGAGGCTTGTGACAAGGTAAAGAGGGGTAGCTCATTTGAACAAAGGTGACAGTTGGTTGTCGCTCATGTCACCTGTAGTTAGGCAGGTAACAGATGGTGACCCCTGGTGGTACGCCGCTGGCATCATAACCAAGGTCCTCTCTGCTGGTGGTCCAGCCAGTATAGTCACCTATAGATTGAAAGATATGAATCATGAAAGGAATTTCTCTTAATGTTAAAAATCAATTAGGCCTACACCTCTATTGCTTTATGGTCTTATAAATGGAAATAATAGTCAACATTTTCTTCTTGTATACTGTAACTATGTACCCTCTGGTTCAGAGCGAGGAGGTCCTTCTGGAGGAAACTCTGTCAGTTCCCGCTCGGGAGGAGGGGAGTCCTGACTCACACCTGGGTGGGGAAGGAGGAAGACAGAGTCAATATAACAACAAAAGGACTTTAACCTACagcagtggtattcaaagtcggGGTCGTGAGTCAACATTTACACAGATATTTCAAAAAATGTAACAAAAGATTAAGAGTACATATTATTGTATGGGCCAATATACAAACGTTTTTGAAAAATACTTTTAaaaacacaatttccctagtaaatgtatttattggtttATTTTCATTTTGATAAGAGATGAAAATGCAAAGAATTTAAGGctatttgttgatgtaaaaatcGACAATTCACCCATTTGAAAATAGTGTCATTAGCTTTGGAGCGGTCGCGAGCCATTATTGCAGAAAAGAATGGGGTCCCGGCTGAAGAAGTTTGAATACCACTGACCTACCCTCTAGTAGTCCAACCCGGTCTTAAATAAAAGCAAACCAACGATTGATGTTCAAACACTACACTATTTTCTGTAGGTCGTAGTGTTCCTGAATTTGTACCATTTAGTTATTCAAAACCCTTGCCCCCTGGCAACCCTTGCCTCCTACATATCTAACATAGACTAAGGTACTATGCCAGATCAAGCTTTACTACTTACTATACTTTTTATTCCAGTGAAACCTAACACGACAGCTGCAGTAAACATACAACACTTTCAATACAATTCGACATATTGTGACGTAGCTACCGTGAGGCGCAGGATTCCTCAACAAATTTCGACCGAACGGCTTTGCTTCGTAGACGAACTTCCAATCCACTCCATCGGGCATCGAAATGCCTTTGATATTCCACTCTGTCTCGCATCTTTTTTTCCATTCATTGGTCGCCATTGTGTGATGTGTTCGTATCCAGCGTACAGTGAAACAGGAAGTGTAAAGTCGAAAGCTGCAATTGATAATAGTAGTTTATGCCCCACCCTTAGCCTACCTGGAAACCCGAAGATACGTCGCGCAGAAATGAGCGTTGGAATAAGGAAAGTTTGCTCTCGCGACCTCTACAAGCaggaatgttgaataaaattatattttaaccTACTTTACTGGTTGTCTGTGTGCttggctccagagtggcgcagcggtctaaggcactgtgcttgaggcgtcactacagacaccctggttcgaatccaaactgtatcacaaccggcagggattgggagtcccatagggcggcgcaaaattgaaccggtgtaggccgtcattgtaaattagaatttgttcttaactgacttgcctggttaaataaaaatttgGTCCGTTTGGCGATAGGAATGTGAGACATATCCACACTAAAGTGCAATTAGGCTACATGAACTGTTTAAAGCCCTGATAGTGCGTTCAGATTTAGGGTAAAGAAacattaaacatttattttattttattcaacaTGTCTTTGAGAGGTCAGTTGAGGAAACTTTTCTAGGCAAGCTCCACCTCTGGAGAAGATTGTGACATTTACTCTTATTTCCTACTTCTTAAAGTTGCAGTTGTCATAGATGCCCAAGTAATGCTGCATTCATAACCAATTGGGAAAGTGGTATTTACCATATAGGACTGGGAAAAATCCACAAGAACTCCCATCCAACTCGTAATTAGGCTATTAGTGGGAAACTCATCTATTATCCCTGGCTCAGACTCACCCACATGCTGACCTATGACCTCACCTACTAAATAAATGACCTACTAAGGAAATTACCTTGATAACAGCCTTTTTCGCTAATAACAAAATATTATTTATAAAAAGCAATctattcatatatattttttaacactaacatttgtttacaagcatgatagctGTAACCTACCTTTTGTTTATGGCTGAtgcagcttgttggccattaACCAATTAGCATTTCTCAACTAGTTAAAAGCATGTGAATGCATCCGACTGGTGACTTCACAgcaccttcccacttggttatgaacgcaGCAGAACTACTTCTAAGTAATGTATAAAggatattcattcattcattcattcatttagtTTACATTAATTTGGTCAACTTGAAGCATCAACCCATTTCCTTATTAGAAAACACTAATAACATTGGGGAAAATAGAGATTGAATAGGGCATATCTGTTCAATAACTAAGGATTAGCCTAGGCTATTATtcactattttatttatttattttatttaacctttaacctatttaactaggcaagtcagttaagaacaaattcttatttacaatgatggcctaccaaaaggcaaaagacctcctgtggggacagggtctgggtgaaaaaaataaaataatgtgtgACTACACTTTCATTAGAGCTAATTTAGACTTTATTATAGGCTACATATTGCTTTACAGACTATGCCAGAGGTTATTTAGGTCTATCTGATGTTTGGTGGCTTCTCTATGGGCATCACAATGAAGGTTTTCGTTTTTAATTATGACCTCAAATAGGATTCTAAACCAACGTTCTAATGAAGCACAATCAATAGGATAAAAACACAAAATAGCAGGCAAACAAGAAGGTCTAGGAATGACGCTATGTAGGGTCTGAACCTTCAGGAACATAGCATACGCCGACCGCCTTTCAATTATGAGTTTCCAGAAAGATAAAACGCCACAACGTGTGTGGAGGGAAGCTGTGCTGAAAACTGAAAAGGACCATTGCCACCGGTTGAAGGTAAATTTCACCTGTAGCACATGAAATGAACATGTTTATTTATCTGGTTGCCTACGAAAATGTTTGATGGGAAACACTAGTCCTCTGTTCAAACACAAGCCATGGAAATTAA contains these protein-coding regions:
- the nccrp1 gene encoding F-box only protein 50; the encoded protein is MATNEWKKRCETEWNIKGISMPDGVDWKFVYEAKPFGRNLLRNPAPHGVSQDSPPPERELTEFPPEGPPRSEPEGDYTGWTTSREDLGYDASGVPPGVTICYLPNYSWFTLEQRVNLKAEGIWDELLDVFQPDIVIKDWYEESQLHESIYQLRVRLLGTDGQTVISEYTMSPTEELSEYSHNWKEVSHVFSGYGPGVRYVHFLHRLKNKFMVEFFPTLVTGSTVVVKPNKSSQ